TTTTTAAATCACTTAAGATACTGACATTACCATCGTTATATCTACTAGAAGTTGCCCTATTTGTAAAGACAAACCAGCGCTTGTTCCCATCACTAGTTGATAAAAGACAACGTTCAGGACCCATTAGGtctcaatataaaaaacaactGTACACAGGTGGTTACCAAACgtctttacttaaaaataatattttaaccatGGGTCCTCTTGTATATAATAAACTACCTTTGTATTTAAAAGATTTACCTACctcagtatttaaaaaaaagttgacaaAACTACTCCTGGATAAGTGTTACTACtcaattaaagatttttttagtgacaaagatttattgtaataatataatataatgtttaaattttgcaatacttatatattttctttttgtttatagtAATAGAATTCTTAATATGTATAATCTTGTTGACATTCGTATaggatttaatttgtttgatttgttgaaatatgtacctatagtctaatttttgttttaattattttttttgtattgtttgagcAATTTTGTGTTTAGAATTGTACCTACTATGTAAACAAATTTGCACGCCGTAAGGCAAAATGTATCGGGactgttgtaaaatattatttccagctaatttgtatacctacatttggcaaataaatgattcttattcttcttattcttattcttataatatatcgggtatcttctgtcttcatattgtgtttaagcttgtttgttttcgccggttttcgccgtaattgtgataaaatcatgaagtaattttatatttcttgttataaagttaaaaataatattaattaaagaagtgtttattttattaatccaacaataatttcagtccaaatgacaggtcgtctcacccttcgtcggctcaggttgaaactctggttgagtttatggagcaaaaccctggcctggcgaagggtttatttaagcaaaaacattctagccatcgttaaatgtaggcacttaatcactttaaaacacttagaactttatttaaacactattttaaatataatagtctctagatcaagttggcaacggtacctgaaacaagattctataaaggatttttcgcgcagatttataacctcacaaattttcactgacgaagaaaagcctccctaccatagagagcattggacacttttgacttagtttatgaaaaaaaaatcggtaaaaaaacttttaagttaaacggttttatcttatgtgcactgaaaactagaaaataaaaaatagttacttacctgtcaacctacgtaggtggtcccggtcatattagactaaaataaaaacgtggggcccattaactattgctgtagtactctcttctaaaggtataataggtgtggattgcatcgacttactataattgtaactggagattttgacaatcaataattaataatagaaaatacacatacctttcattagttttctctttataacgatccgaaaccgcaacaaaatatttaagtacttttacgagtgtttgttcttgacaactcacagaaatgacagatagtctatggatgaacaccgttaccagtcggtaacgtaaactacccaattaaaaaaaaacaaaactatgatcagaaatcagaataaaaggaccccccttttattctgatttgatcatgtctcccaactgcccatctctcccctacctcccctatagatagacagattttgacaaatctgtcaaaatctcgactttgatttagttcaacttgtcaacacgctcgatagtgaagcgctagtgtagtttgacaatgtcaatcacgaaactttaaggtagaattccgtgggtcgcgattgtcgcagccgcgcgcgacaaaagtcaacctatgaaaatgtatggcaccgctgccgagggctgcgacagtcgcgcgcggacgacgaatttcgtgagccgctcgcggccgtacgcttctcaacatggtctagcgcttaataacatctatagaattttagtaaaaccagaattaaatttttgacaatgccgcgagcagcttacgaaattcgtcggccgcgcgcgactgtcacgggcctcgacaacggtgccatacattttcaaaggttgactattgtcgcgtccacggaattctacctttagatcgaagtcgaagtgagagtgatgtcgaagtgagttgtgatattttatagaatcgacatgcttcACACATCATTGAATGAGATTTGATAGCTTTTTTGAtagtattatttacaaaatatatttgaatatatACAGGCTCGGCAGTGAGAATCCGTGTTTGAATTTTTGAGAATAGATGATAGCTGATAAGTTGTTTAACCGTCATACGCATTTGTTTTAGTGTCAGTAGTAGATAGCTTCAACATAGAGCTTCACATAAGGAATAATATAGGGAGAGTAGACAAGGGAGTTCGTaagaaagtatttaaaaagaGTACATAAAGAAGTAGATGTACCCATAAGAGGAGTTTCTATGTGAGACACAATAGGACGAGTGCAGGAGAAGAAGTTTATAGggagagtacctacataaaacgcTGAGAGAAATGTGACATCACAAGTATTTACTTGTACTGGGTACGGTAGATCCGCCACTGAACGCAAGggatcaaaattatttcaacacGATCAAGTGTTTCCTCATGCTccctatattttcttttcagtttaacttcaaattaataaaGATGAAAGTTGCTACCGGTGAACAATAGAGGCCTATTTCAAACTGAACATTAGACATTCGTTTAAAAACGTTCTTATTTTAGTTAAGATACAAATAAACGATTCTGCGACGCTCGATTCGATCCGTCGAGTAATATGTTAGGGCCGGAGCTCACTTTGAAGATAAATTTACAAACGGCATTGGCGCCGCGTGGTGACAGCGCGCTTGCGTTGCGCCGACGCATTGTCGCAGCTGCGGTTGGGTTGTTAGCGACTTAATGTAATACGGCTTACATCAAACTATTTCATAGATGTTTGGGGCAGGTTCATCTATCAGTCTTTGCGATGCTCCTTTGATTCCAATGTTACACAACTTCACTTCAAAGACTCCACTGCTCGAGTTAGCAACTATTGTTTGTTTCATAGCTGTTTCTGAATGTTTGTGTGATTTCTCTTATATTTACAGGGTTTGCTCTACTATGCTTTCACAAGTTTGTCAAAAAGCAGTATTGACTTTCAATATTCAAATCGCACTCAAGAATTCACTGTCACCCCATCAATGAATAgtgttacatattatttattctgaATTTGGTTATTCGAAAATGTTTTATGGTCTCTTAAATACAGGAAAATTCATACTTGTCGACGCGGTCACAGTGCTGACTGGATCTTTAAATGAGGTGTAGAGTCTCTCCCCCTGTCATTTCGTGGTTTGGTCAAAGCATTTAAACAATATGCCTGAATATCTGAAATCCTACATTATCTGATTCTTCATGGTCATCCTCCATTCATTAATTCTAGAAAGTTCCTTACGTTTTACCACAATCTATTTTCAACAAATCAAAATACAAATGAAACTTCGATCAAAAGACTTATTTTAAGTTTCACTTAACATAGAGGACATGTAAAGGAAACCGCATGTAAGGGAAACGACGCacctatttagttttatttttataaagaaaaactatttcTATTTATGGCAATAGTTGTGCGGCGGTTACATTCGACGGCGGCGATAACTCACGAAACACTGAGTGGACTGTATGGATTAGAGTTATACGCGAATGTATTGCCACAGGGACTTGTTCAAATAATAAACGAATGCGACACTTTTACACGACTTTTATTTGTCACCACAGTTGTTATCACTGATTTACATTAAGTTTACTTTTTGGTTTACACGACTTTATTAGATTACACACGATTGTAAACACTACGAGATTTATCACAGCAAAGTTATAACGATTTAAAACACAATAGTTTGAACACAACAGAGTTAGCACAATAGAGATTTAAACACAATGAAGTTACAAGTTTTTAAACACAATGAAGTTAGGGTATAAGTTTTAACACTAAGTTAGGTCACAAGTTTAACACAGTTTTATAGTACAGTTTACACAGTTTTATAGCACAATTAACACGATTTTATAGAACACAATTATTAGCACATAGATTTAGAACAATTTTAAGAGTTTTAGGGCATAGGTTTCACCTTAGTACTTTCACTATTTTCACTGAGCACTGGTTGTTACGAGCATTACTTGCTTACTGTGGGTCGACTacaatttctttgaaaaatgacTCTATCTTTATACAATATTCTAAGGTCTCAAGTCGTAGGGGTACCGGACGGGTTGCAATTTACGTTGACCAATTAGCTATAATTTTACGACTTACGCCTGACCTTTTTTAGTCCCGCTACTCGACACGAGGGGGCTCTTTGATTAAACTAAGCATGCTCATTGGTGAAAGTTATggaaaaattacattaattgaCAGTTATCTTTTTACGCACACATGTAAACTTTCTTATCTATTGCGCAATGATTAAAGCTATTGCATCAGCCAGATATTATTACTAAAAACCGTTACATTCAAAATCTTATTACGTAACAATCAAGTTAGTCACAATCATAAACACATATTAAACAAAGCTTATCTGGCTATCAGTAGTATTAGTAATAGCATGTTTCAGCATGCATGTTATGCAGATTCATTTGGTTTAACAACAATCGATTACCTCATAACATTCTTAAATTAAGTACACATATTATGTACATGTTAGCCTATATCTACTGCAGGCTCGGCGTCCGCAACAGCTCTCCCCCCGGCGCAGCACGCGTAGCCTCCTCCTTCACGAGGACGACGAGCTTGCTGACTGGGCGCCGGAAGACTCCCGTTCGTGTCCGCACCTCGGCGACTCTGATGCCGCCGTCAGGTCCAGGATGTGTGCGCTCGACGATCCCCATCGGCCAGACGTTACGCGGCAGCGTCCCGTCGGCGATGAGAACCACGTCGCCGGTCTGCAGTGGTCGCTCGTTGTTCTGGGGCTCGCCTCGGGGCGCGAGCAAGGGTAGATACTCGCGCACCCAGCGTGCCCAGAACCGGTCCGCGAGCGCTTGAGCGGCCCGCCAGGTTCTGCGGTCCGCCTCGTCGCATGGGCCCGTAGTGGGCAGGCCCGTTGATGAGCCCAACAGGAAGTGGTTGGGGGTGAGCGCCTCGGGGTCGAGGGGATTCACGCTCACGTGAGTCAGGGGGCGCGCGTTGACCGCGAACTCTGCCTCAGTCAGCAGGGTCAGCAGGACTTCTTCGGAGGGCGCCCTCTCGTGGAGCGTGGTGCCGAGAGCCGACTTGACGGTTCGCACCATCCTCTCCCAGGCGCCTCCCTGGTTCGGCGCGCCAGGCGGTATGAACCGCCACTCCATCTTGGCCGCCAGCCCTACTTCTTTCAGGGCCGGCAACCACTCGTTGTATGCTGCTCGAAGCTCGGCGTCGGCACCTCTGAAGTTGGTGCCGTTGTCGGAGTACATGATGCTCGGCCATCCCCTGCGCGCAGCCATGCGGCGCAGCGCCATGATGGCAGAGTCCGTTGACAGGGAAGCCACCAGCTCAAGGTGGACAGCGCGACACGTCAGACACGTGAAGAGCGCGCCCCACCTCTTCTCTCGGCGACGGCCCACCTTGACGTTCATGGGCCCGAAGTAGTCCACCCCGCAGTTGGTGAACGGGCGGTGGAACGGGTCCAGGCGGGCTCGGGGCAGGTCGCCCGTAGCTGGCGGCCGGGGCACGGCGCGTCTGCGCCGGCAGAAGGCGCAGCTGGCCTCGACGGCGCGCACGGTAGGGCGCAGTCGCAGCACCCAGTAGCGCTGCCGCAGGTCGTTGGTCACGCGTTCCCTGTTGGCGTGACCCGCAGCACAATGTTCCTTCTGTACTAAAAGCTTAGTTAGTGGGTGGCGGCCGTCCAGTATGACTGGCCGTTTGGTTTCAGCTGGTGCAGTAGCCGCCTCGATGCGGCCTCGCACCCGGAGTAGCCCGTCCTCCATGACGGGATCCAGCTTGTACAGCCGGCTCGTCCGTGGCAGGGGACGCGCCGACTGCATGCGCGCCATCTCGTCCGCGAAGCTCTCTTCCTGGGAGCGTCGCAGCAGCTCCTTCTCCGCCCGTTCAATGTGGCGGAGCTCGAGTGTGGTGGCGGCGCGCCGACACTTGTCAACGAACAAGAGCGCCCTCGCCGTGGCCCTCACTAGCACGTTGTAGCGGGAGAAGCGGGCTGGGTTAGGCAGCCAGCTTGCAGGGGCCTCGGTGACGTGCAGCGTCTCGTGCTCGTCGTCATCTTCGGGGCTGGCTCGGCAAGGCCAGCAGTGCTCGCCGCTCTGGAGGAAACTCGGACCCTGAAACCATCTATCACTCGCACCTATGGGTGCGTCAGTTAAACGTGTGGCGTCATCCGCCACGTTAAGTTGCGTTGGAAGCCAACGCCATTCTTCCTTTGAAGTTAGCTCGGCGATCTCGCCGAGGCGATGCGCGACGAAGGGCGTGTATCGCCGCGCGTCGTGCTGTATCCAGTGCACGACTGTGGTTGAGTCCGTCCAGTAGACGGTTCTTGTTATGTTAAGCCGATGCTCTTTTCTTATAGCTTCGGCTAGCCTGGCCCCTATGACCGCGGCTTGCAGCTCCAAGCGCGGTATAGTCTGCGCCTTCCGCGGCGCCACCTTGGCCTTGGCAGCGACCAGCACGACGTCTGCGGCGCCGTCCTTGTTCGGCATCCGCCAGTACGCCACAGCAGCGTATGCCTGCTCGCTGGCGTCGCACAGCACATGCAGTTCACGCTCTTCATGGTGGGTTATCTCGTAGCACCTGGGTAGCTTTAAATCGGTTAGGTTTGACAGTTGCGACAACCATTCCGAGAACTGTTCATTGTCCTCTTGTGGAATGGAGTCGTCCCAAGACATTTGGAGCCTCCATAGGTTTTGAAGGATAATCTTCGCCCTTACTGTGTAGTGACTTAGAAGCCCAAGCGGGTCATATATTGACATGACTGCGCTCAAAGCCTCTCTCTTCGTTGGTGCGCGCTTTCGGTTGCGCACCTCGGCTGGCACGCGGTTCATCGCGGTGTTGAACCCGAGCTCGTCACGTTCAGCGCTCCAGTATAGGCCTAATATCTTGCTGGCAGGCAACTCACCACCCAGTTGTGTAGGTGCAGTAGTGTGCAGCTCTGAAGGTACGCTGCGTAGAACTCCCGGATCGTTGGAGCTCCATCCTCGCAGCGTGAACCCGGCGACGGCGTGTACTTTCTGTAACTCTTGTACTGCAGTGTGTGCCTCGTCGGCGTTATCATAACTTACCACCAAATCGTCCATGTAATGATGGCGTGTGATGGCGTCCAGTGCCAGCGGGCACTCCTCGCCATGCAGCTCAGCGTTGTGGTTGCGCACATAATGCGCCATGAATGGAGAGCTCGCCGCGCCGAATATCATACTTGTCATCTTGTATTCTCGAGGCGGGTTGCTTCTGTCCTTTCCTCTCCAGAGGAACTGCTGAGCTGGCTGATCTTCGGGGCGTATTTTTATACGCAAGAACATTTCTTGGATATCAGCTGTGATGGCTACAGCCTTTTCTCGAAACCTAAATATAATGCCTGGGAGGGAGAGCAGTAAATCGGGGCCTTCCAGGAGTGCGTCGTTAAGACACACACCATTGCTTCGGGCTGCTGCATCAAACACAAGTCTTTGCTTACCTGGCTTGTTTGGGTTCTGCACCGCGAAGTGTGGAAGGTACCAGCACTTGGGGCTGGCCTTCTCCGTCCCATCGCATGGTACTGCATAACCTTTATCCAATAGGTTATCTATTTGCGATGTATATTGCACCGCGAATTCAGGCGCGGCGTCCATCTTCTGTTCAATCTTGATCAGTCTTCGTAGTGCCGCCTTATAGCTAGGCGGCATGGACACTGCGTCTTCCCGCCACGGCAGCCCCACTTGGTAGCCGCCCTCGATGGCTGTGGTTGTGGCCTCCACGATGGCCTGTGCTCGACGGTCCGCGTCGCTCACTCTTGGCTTGTGAGTGACACCTAGGGCCTCGATTTTGAAATGCGCCTCCACAAGTTCATGAAGTTGATTATCACCTTTCATGTCTCGTTCATGAATATGTAGCACTCCACCTTCAGTGGCCACGAGCGTCCGAGGTGCTGTTCCATGCACCACCCAACCCAGCTGTGTTCTTGATGCAGCAGGTTGGTTCGGACCTCCGACCCGGAGTTCTCGCGAGACAATGTGTTCCCAGTGATCCGTTCCAATCAATACTCCTGGACGTGTAGGCGCGTAACAAACCTCATTTGCCGGCAGGTCCCGCAGGTGCTTATAACCAAGCAGCGACGCCGGCACTGTTTGCTGATGCAGCTTCAGATCCTTAATTGTCCTTGCTTGAAGCTGGTGGGGTGAGCACTCCTTGCCCACCCCTCTTATCTTAATGGTGACCACCTGGCTGTCCTCCTCCTGCGAGGACATGTTGACGCCGCAGATGTGCAGTGGCCGCACGGTGCCTTCTGCGCCAATACTTTCTGCCAGGCTGCTGTCAATTAATGTGATAGTTGCTCCTTCATCGAGGAGCGCGTGGGTCCTTACCTCCCCCCGTGGTCCTCCTATGACCACGGGGCACATCTTCAACAGGACGGCCCTATTGTCGGTGGCGGCTCGGTTGGCTACCGACATTACTGCTTCCTCCGCCTGTATCTTGGGTGTGACTGTTTCCTCCTTCTTGGCAGGAGGATCGGAATGTAAGGTCACGTGATGCGGCCGGCGGCACTCGTTCTGGCCGCACGGCTTTGCTCGGCATAAGACGCGCCGATGTTTCTTGACGGCGCATTTAAAGCAAATACCgttttcttttacaaactcCCAGCGCTGGCCCACATCCATGGCCTTATATTTAGGGCATTGTGTCAGCGCGTGGTTTTCTTTACATAGGAAACATTGGTCGGCCGCTGTCTCAATAGCGGCATATACTGCACCTTGCTTTTTCTTGCCGGCGACTGGGAACTTAGATGCTGCAGGCCGGACCTCCCGCTTTTGACCGGCAGTCGAGGCGCTCGCTACTGTTGAGTAAGTATATCTCAGCGCCCTGTCTGCCTCGCGCATCAAAAAACGTGCTAGGCTACATATCTCTGGCTCCGCAGTACCCTCGTTATCGCAGGCGAAGTCACACCATCTCGATCTCAGGTGTGGTGACAGCTTCTCCAAAATTTCCCTTGTAAGTAACGGATTATATAGATATCCGCGACGATCAATGGCTTTGAGTGTGCATATTGTATTTTGTACCTTAACTGCAAAGCTATTTAACTCTGCCGCCGAAGATCCGGGCCGCGGCACGCGTTTCAACTCGTCCAGCGCCTTGTCGATAATCATTTCCGGCCGACCAAAACACTGTTCCAGCGTCCTCATTATTACAGCTGGATCAGTTGCTGTATGCAGCAGTGCTGCTACCGCCTCCCGTGCCTCGCCCTTGAGGCACGTCCTGAGCCGCTGAAGGTTCTCAGCCGTGGACACTGTATACATATTGGTAGTATCATTGAAGGCTGCCTTGAATGCAAGCCACTCACTCACCGTTCCGGAGAACGCCGGCAGGTCCGTATGCCTCAGCCGCGGGCGCGCCATCTTCTCCAATGTAGCAGCTAGTTGATCTATACTATTTCTATTTCTAGACGGCGACCTCTCCCGCGGCCGTTCATCTTGCGCTGGCCTGTGTTCTTCCGCAGTATGTGCGGCCCCCTCCCCCCGTGCAGCGGGGGTATGGGTATTCAGCCACTGGCTTACCTTATTGTGCTGGTGCTGGTGATCATCGTGCAGGGCCTCGTCCTGCACGCTCTCCTGATCGTCCTGAATTACAGATACTTCAGCGGCAAGCCGCTTTTTCACCAGCTCAGCTTCCATTTCCAGCTCTCGGCGGGTGAGAGCAGCCAGCTTTTCAGCTGCTTCCAACTCGGCAAGCCTTAAGCGCGTGGTCGCGCTGGTAGTCGACCTTACTGACCTAGATGAAGGTCCAGCGACAGCATGCTCAGTGGCTAATAAAGTGGATTGTTCTACCTGCGGTGATGCCGGCGGGTCCATGGAGAGGCGACGCATCCGCTCCCTAGCTATCCTCTCCGCTTCCCGACGCTGCAGCGATGCGAGCAGGCCCGGGTCTCGTCGTTCAGAGGCCCGCCTCTGCTCCTCCAGCTCCGTCAAGTCGCTCTGGCTACGTGTGATAACCATCGCGATCGGTAGACGGCACACACGTAATCACTTCACTCAACGTTCACTGCACTATCGGTTCGGATTTACACTAGCTGGTCACGACCTCGagatccggctcgaaggaccaaaaCTGCGGCGGTTACATTCGACGGCGGCGATAACTCACGAAACACTGAGTGGACTGTATGGATTAGAGTTATACGCGAATGTATTGCCACAGGGACTTGTTCAAATAATAAACGAATGCGACACTTTTACACGACTTTTATTTATCACCACAGTT
The nucleotide sequence above comes from Helicoverpa zea isolate HzStark_Cry1AcR chromosome 10, ilHelZeax1.1, whole genome shotgun sequence. Encoded proteins:
- the LOC124634127 gene encoding uncharacterized protein LOC124634127, with product MVITRSQSDLTELEEQRRASERRDPGLLASLQRREAERIARERMRRLSMDPPASPQVEQSTLLATEHAVAGPSSRSVRSTTSATTRLRLAELEAAEKLAALTRRELEMEAELVKKRLAAEVSVIQDDQESVQDEALHDDHQHQHNKVSQWLNTHTPAARGEGAAHTAEEHRPAQDERPRERSPSRNRNSIDQLAATLEKMARPRLRHTDLPAFSGTVSEWLAFKAAFNDTTNMYTVSTAENLQRLRTCLKGEAREAVAALLHTATDPAVIMRTLEQCFGRPEMIIDKALDELKRVPRPGSSAAELNSFAVKVQNTICTLKAIDRRGYLYNPLLTREILEKLSPHLRSRWCDFACDNEGTAEPEICSLARFLMREADRALRYTYSTVASASTAGQKREVRPAASKFPVAGKKKQGAVYAAIETAADQCFLCKENHALTQCPKYKAMDVGQRWEFVKENGICFKCAVKKHRRVLCRAKPCGQNECRRPHHVTLHSDPPAKKEETVTPKIQAEEAVMSVANRAATDNRAVLLKMCPVVIGGPRGEVRTHALLDEGATITLIDSSLAESIGAEGTVRPLHICGVNMSSQEEDSQVVTIKIRGVGKECSPHQLQARTIKDLKLHQQTVPASLLGYKHLRDLPANEVCYAPTRPGVLIGTDHWEHIVSRELRVGGPNQPAASRTQLGWVVHGTAPRTLVATEGGVLHIHERDMKGDNQLHELVEAHFKIEALGVTHKPRVSDADRRAQAIVEATTTAIEGGYQVGLPWREDAVSMPPSYKAALRRLIKIEQKMDAAPEFAVQYTSQIDNLLDKGYAVPCDGTEKASPKCWYLPHFAVQNPNKPGKQRLVFDAAARSNGVCLNDALLEGPDLLLSLPGIIFRFREKAVAITADIQEMFLRIKIRPEDQPAQQFLWRGKDRSNPPREYKMTSMIFGAASSPFMAHYVRNHNAELHGEECPLALDAITRHHYMDDLVVSYDNADEAHTAVQELQKVHAVAGFTLRGWSSNDPGVLRSVPSELHTTAPTQLGGELPASKILGLYWSAERDELGFNTAMNRVPAEVRNRKRAPTKREALSAVMSIYDPLGLLSHYTVRAKIILQNLWRLQMSWDDSIPQEDNEQFSEWLSQLSNLTDLKLPRCYEITHHEERELHVLCDASEQAYAAVAYWRMPNKDGAADVVLVAAKAKVAPRKAQTIPRLELQAAVIGARLAEAIRKEHRLNITRTVYWTDSTTVVHWIQHDARRYTPFVAHRLGEIAELTSKEEWRWLPTQLNVADDATRLTDAPIGASDRWFQGPSFLQSGEHCWPCRASPEDDDEHETLHVTEAPASWLPNPARFSRYNVLVRATARALLFVDKCRRAATTLELRHIERAEKELLRRSQEESFADEMARMQSARPLPRTSRLYKLDPVMEDGLLRVRGRIEAATAPAETKRPVILDGRHPLTKLLVQKEHCAAGHANRERVTNDLRQRYWVLRLRPTVRAVEASCAFCRRRRAVPRPPATGDLPRARLDPFHRPFTNCGVDYFGPMNVKVGRRREKRWGALFTCLTCRAVHLELVASLSTDSAIMALRRMAARRGWPSIMYSDNGTNFRGADAELRAAYNEWLPALKEVGLAAKMEWRFIPPGAPNQGGAWERMVRTVKSALGTTLHERAPSEEVLLTLLTEAEFAVNARPLTHVSVNPLDPEALTPNHFLLGSSTGLPTTGPCDEADRRTWRAAQALADRFWARWVREYLPLLAPRGEPQNNERPLQTGDVVLIADGTLPRNVWPMGIVERTHPGPDGGIRVAEVRTRTGVFRRPVSKLVVLVKEEATRAAPGGELLRTPSLQ